One Sulfurovum sp. TSL1 DNA segment encodes these proteins:
- a CDS encoding methyltransferase domain-containing protein — MDSHRHIIELYAALAKDPEKNFGWDKGLENAKAHQYTEAWIERLPSEIWDYCAAVGNPFLLGEIHEGESVVDLGCGAGVDLLVSALKVGNKGQAIGVDITPEMADKARYHAKLAGLSNIRVIEGSFDNTGLEDESVDVVISNGAINLTGCKESVFAEIYRILKPEGRLMFADMIDISEPTETCCLAQMSEGCSTEQEDWANCVAGTLRKEALMELMHNTGFGEIESPGLTHYKTADTTQGATFRAKKVASDQLRQHHWDTVFKTKDYTRVLWHQVHPSKSLAQIEAFAQKDDSIIDVGCGASLLVDHLIEKGYRNIYLLDAANTSLEIVKDRLKDDADIPTYICSDIVNFKPTQKCKVWHDRAMFHFLLHKQDRIKYFDVLNDTLLPEGMAIINTFATGGETACAGLNTAQYDSEKIAEELPQGLSLVNAENFDHITPKDTEQKYACFYIKKDAVDR, encoded by the coding sequence ATGGATAGTCACAGACATATTATAGAGCTTTATGCAGCATTGGCAAAAGATCCTGAGAAAAATTTTGGCTGGGACAAAGGGCTTGAAAATGCCAAAGCCCATCAGTATACCGAAGCGTGGATAGAGAGGCTACCTTCAGAAATATGGGACTACTGTGCTGCTGTAGGTAATCCTTTTTTGCTGGGTGAAATCCATGAAGGGGAATCTGTTGTCGATCTGGGATGCGGAGCGGGTGTCGATCTGCTTGTGAGTGCGTTGAAGGTGGGCAACAAAGGTCAAGCCATCGGTGTCGATATTACGCCGGAGATGGCCGATAAGGCCCGTTATCATGCCAAACTGGCCGGTCTATCCAATATCCGTGTCATAGAAGGGAGTTTTGACAACACAGGTCTTGAAGATGAGAGCGTTGATGTCGTTATCTCTAACGGAGCCATCAATCTCACAGGATGCAAAGAGAGTGTCTTCGCAGAAATCTACAGGATATTAAAACCTGAAGGCAGATTGATGTTCGCAGACATGATCGATATTTCAGAGCCAACAGAGACATGCTGTTTGGCACAAATGTCAGAGGGCTGTTCTACAGAGCAGGAAGATTGGGCGAACTGTGTGGCAGGCACACTCCGTAAAGAAGCACTGATGGAGTTGATGCATAATACTGGCTTTGGAGAGATTGAGTCTCCTGGATTGACACATTATAAAACGGCTGATACAACACAGGGAGCCACTTTCAGAGCTAAAAAAGTTGCCTCTGATCAATTGCGGCAACACCACTGGGATACGGTTTTTAAAACAAAGGATTACACCAGAGTGCTATGGCATCAAGTGCATCCCAGTAAATCTCTTGCACAGATCGAAGCATTTGCACAAAAAGATGACAGTATCATTGATGTAGGCTGCGGTGCATCTTTGCTGGTCGATCATTTGATCGAAAAAGGATATCGGAACATCTATCTGCTTGATGCAGCAAATACATCTTTGGAGATCGTCAAAGATCGCCTGAAAGATGATGCAGATATTCCCACGTATATATGTTCTGATATCGTCAATTTCAAACCGACACAAAAATGTAAAGTATGGCATGATAGGGCTATGTTCCATTTTCTGCTTCATAAACAGGACCGGATCAAATACTTTGATGTTTTGAATGATACTTTACTTCCTGAGGGTATGGCTATCATCAACACCTTTGCTACCGGAGGTGAAACTGCATGTGCCGGGTTGAACACGGCACAGTATGACAGTGAAAAAATAGCAGAAGAACTCCCTCAAGGCTTATCTTTGGTGAATGCTGAAAACTTTGATCATATCACGCCAAAGGATACCGAACAAAAATACGCCTGCTTTTATATTAAGAAGGATGCAGTAGATCGCTAG